In Sorghum bicolor cultivar BTx623 chromosome 8, Sorghum_bicolor_NCBIv3, whole genome shotgun sequence, one genomic interval encodes:
- the LOC8067197 gene encoding 2'-deoxymugineic-acid 2'-dioxygenase — protein MEINLLHVTGPSHASLPVPDSYAVPQLPQAKATPTDITLPLIDLSRSRGELRRAILDAGKEFGFFQVINHGVPEQVLQDVEAVSEEFFQLPAADKAHFYSDDTNRPNRLFSGSTYKTSKRLYWMDCLRLARAFPGGDSKKEWPEKPEELRNVYENYTALMRGLGLELLHMLCEGLGLPSDYFDGDQSAGDMILSVIRYPPCPTPDVTLGLPPHCDRNLITLVLSGSVPGLQVLYKGDWIMVKPIRNSFVINFGLHLEVVTNGIIKSVEHRVITNSVQARTSLVITLNGTEDCLIGPAGELLGENKPPRYRTVTLRDFMRIYNKSLENPDAAIKERMKPFMI, from the exons ATGGAGATCAACTTGCTCCACGTGACGGGCCCCTCCCACGCATCGCTCCCGGTCCCGGATAGCTATGCTGTCCCGCAGCTCCCACAGGCGAAGGCGACCCCAACTGACATTACCCTGCCCCTTATCGATCTGTCCCGTAGCCGCGGCGAGCTTCGCCGCGCTATCCTCGACGCCGGCAAGGAGTTTGGCTTCTTCCAG GTTATCAACCATGGAGTCCCGGAGCAGGTGTTACAGGACGTGGAGGCAGTGAGTGAAGAGTTCTTCCAGTTGCCGGCGGCAGACAAGGCGCATTTCTACTCAGATGATACAAACAGACCCAACCGGCTCTTCTCCGGCTCCACATACAAGACCAGCAAAAGGTTGTACTGGATGGACTGCCTCCGCCTTGCGCGCGCCTTCCCCGGCGGCGACAGCAAGAAAGAATGGCCTGAAAAGCCCGAGGAGCTCCG CAATGTTTATGAAAACTACACTGCACTGATGAGAGGACTTGGGTTGGAGCTGCTGCACATGCTCTGTGAGGGCCTGGGGCTCCCTTCTGACTATTTCGACGGCGACCAGAGTGCCGGCGATATGATTCTCAGTGTCATCCGGTACCCTCCGTGCCCGACGCCTGACGTGACGCTTGGCCTGCCACCGCACTGCGACAGGAACCTCATCACACTTGTCCTCTCCGGCTCGGTGCCTGGCCTCCAAGTTCTCTACAAAGGTGACTGGATCATGGTCAAGCCCATACGCAATTCTTTTGTCATCAACTTTGGCCTGCATCTTGAG GTCGTGACCAACGGGATCATAAAGAGCGTTGAGCACCGCGTGATAACCAACTCGGTGCAAGCAAGGACGTCCCTGGTGATAACCTTAAACGGCACTGAAGATTGCCTCATTGGACCCGCTGGTGAGCTTCTCGGTGAAAACAAGCCCCCGCGCTACCGCACCGTCACGCTCCGTGATTTCATGCGCATCTACAACAAATCCCTTGAAAACCCTGATGCTGCTATCAAAGAACGCATGAAACCTTTCATGATATGA